The DNA region GGCCCCGCCTTTGCGCCCAAGGTCGCCGAAGCCCTTACATCCAAAAAGAGGCCGTCCGTGGTCTACTTGCACAACGCCGAGTGCACCGGTTGTTCGGAAGCCGTTCTCCGGACCACGGATCCGTTTATCGACGAACTGATTCTCGACACCATCTCCATGGACTACCATGAGACTCTCATGGCCGGCGCCGGCGAGGCTGTCGAGGAAGCCCTGCACGAAGCCATCAAGCACGACTTCGTCTGCGTTATCGAGGGCGGTCTCCCCACCGGAGACGGTGGCGTTTACGGCAAGATCGCCGGCAAGACCATGCTGGAGATGTGCTCCGAAATCGCCCCCAAAGCTCAAGCTGTCATCGCCATCGGCAACTGCGCCTGCTTCGGCGGCGTCCAGGCTGCCGCTCCCAACCCGACGGCCGCCAAGGGCGTCATGGACGCTCTCGGACCGCTGGGCGTCACCCCCATCAACATCGCAGGCTGCCCGCCAAACCCCATCAACTTCGTCGGCACCGTGGTTCACTACCTGACCAAGGGCCTGCCCGAGCTCGACGGCTTGAACCGCCCCGTGCTGTTCTACGGCGAGACCGTGCACGACAACTGTCCCCGCATTAAACACTTTGAGGCCGGTGAGTTCGCCCCGTCTTTTGGCTCCGAAGAAGCCAAGAAGGGCTACTGCCTCTATGAACTGGGCTGCAAGGGTCCCATGACCTACAACAACTGCCCCAAGGTCCTCTTCAACCAGACCAACTGGCCCGTGCAAGCAGGCCACCCCTGCATCGGCTGCTCCGAGCCCAACTTCTGGGATCAGAACTCTCCGTTCTACGAAATGTAGTTCCGAGAGCTACTTGATCAGCAACGTGTGACCTTACTCGTTTCATTAGAGCAGACACTAAGGAGAAAGATATATGGCAGCCCCTCAAAGCGATTATAACGGGAAGGTGGTCATTGACCCGATCACCCGAATCGAGGGTCACCTCCGCATCGAAGTGGAGGTTGAGAATGGCAAAGTTAAGGATGCATGGTCCAGCTCCACGCTCTTCCGCGGTCTCGAGATCATCCTCAAAGGCCGTGACCCCCGCGACGCTCAGCACTTCACCCAGCGCTCCTGCGGTGTGTGCACGTACGTGCACGCCCTCGCCTCCACCCGCTGCGTGGACAACGCCATCGGCGTGAAGATCCCTGAGAACGCGACCATCATGCGCAACCTCGTGCTGGCTTCCCAGTTCCTGCACGACCATATCGTCCATTTCTATCACCTCCACGCCCTGGACTGGGTGGATGTCACCAACGCGCTGAACGCCGACCCGAAAAAGGCGGCCGAGATCGCCAACAGCATCTCCCCCCGTCCCACCAAGGCCGAAGACCTCAAGGCCGTTCAGGACAAGCTGAAAGCCTTCGTGGACAGCGGCCAGCTCGGCATCTTCACCAACGCCTACTTCCTGGGCGGACACCCGGCCTACGTTCTGCCGGCGGAAGTTGACCTCATCGCCACGGCCCACTACCTTGAGGCTCTGCGCCTCCAGGTCAAGGCGGCCCGCGCCATGGCCATCTTCGGCGCCAAGAACCCGCACACCCAGTTCACCGTGGCCGGCGGCTGTACCAACTACGATGCCCTGCGCCCCGAGCGCGTGGCCGAGTTCATGTCCCTGTTCAAGGAGACCAAGAAGTTCGTCGACGAGGTCTACATCCCCGACCTGCTCGCCGTGGCTTCCTACTACAAGGACTGGGCCGGCATCGGCGGCACCACCAACTTCATGAGCTTCGGCGAGTTCCCCACCGACGAGTACGACCTCAACAGCCGGTACATCCCGCAGGGCGTCCTCTTCGACCGCGATCTCTCCAAGCCCATGGACTTCAACCCCGATGACATCAAAGAGCACGTCCGCTACAGCTGGTACGAAGGCTCCGAAGCCCGCCATCCCTACAATGGCGTGACCGAGCCCAAGTACACGGACATGCACGGTGACGGCCGCTACTCCTGGATGAAGGCTCCCCGCTACCAGGACAAGTCCATCGAGGTCGGCCCCCTGGCTACCATGCTCGTGGGCTACGCCAAGGGCCAGCCCGAGATCAAGAAGACCGTGGACATGGTCCTCGCCCACCTGAACGTCGGCCCCGAGGCTCTGTTCTCCACCCTGGGCCGCACCGCTGGCCGCGGCATCGAGACCGTGGTCATCGCCAACCAGATCGAGTCCTGGGTCAACAAGCTGCAGGCGAACGTTTCCTCCGGCAACACCGACCTGTACACCGATTGGGAATGGCCCAAGGAGTCCGAGGGCGTGGGCTTTGTCAACGCTCCCCGCGGCGGCCTGAGCCACTGGATCAAGCAGAAGGACGGCGTGATCGAGAACTTCCAGCTCGTGGTGCCCTCCACCTGGAACCTCGGCCCGCGCGATGAAAGCGGCGCCCTCAGCCCGGTTGAGGAAGCCCTTGTCGGCACCCCCATCGCCGATCCTAAGCGCCCTGTGGAAGTGCTCCGCACCGTCCACTCCTACGATCCCTGCATCGCCTGCGGCGTGCACATCATCGACTCCGAGTCCAACGAGACCTACAAGTTCAAGGTCCTGTAGCTCGGCCGGTTCAACCAACATAAAAGCGGGAGCCCGGTCCTCCGGGTTCCCGCTTTTTTACACCACACATATTTTTTATGTTCGACGATACCAACAGCAGCGATACCAAAATTCTCGTTCTCGGCGTGGGCAACATTCTCTACACCGACGAAGGCATCGGCGTGCGGCTCGTCGAAAAGCTCGAAGCCGAGTACCAGCCTTCGCCCAATGTCGAGCTCCTGGACGGCGGCACCCTCGGCACCAAGCTCATGGACTTCATCATGCGCTGCGACCAGCTCATCGTGGTCGACGCCGTTCTGGGCAACGACAAGCCCGGCTCCATCTACCACTTCGACGGCGAAGAGCTGCGCAAATCCCTTGCCTTCAAAAACTCCTTGCACCAGACAGATCTCCTGGATACGCTCGTCATGTGCGACCTTGCCGGCCACCGGCCCAATGCCGTAATCGTCGGCATGGAGCCTGAAGACTACCAGAGCATGGCGGTCGAAATTACCGAGACGTGCAAGGCGCGTCAGGACGCACTGGTCGAGGCTGTCATCAACGAGGTCCAAAAACACGGCGGGACCCTCACCCGCCGGAATGCATAGAGGCGTTTCTTATGTGTCTGGCAATTCCTGCAAAGATCGTGGACATCGAGGAAGGCGTGGCCAACTGCCGCGTCGGCGACAGCGACACCTTTATTAAGGTATCCCTCATGCTTATGGATGGCGCCGTAGAGCCAGGCGAGTACCTCATCGTCCACGCCGGTTTTGCATTGCGAAAGCTCGACGAGAAGGAAGCGCTGGAAACGCTGCAAATCCTGCGCGATATGGCCGAGCTGCAATCCGGCGAGCAGGCCGGGTTCTGACCCTCTGAATATTCCGGCGCCGCAACCGGCGCTTGGTGTTTCGCCATGTCCGACCCCCTGCCGACGACCGGCCCCTTTCTGCGGGTCTTCGTCTACGGGACCCTGAAATGCGGGTATAACAACCACGCCAGCCTTTGTCACGGCTATGCCAGCCGCTCCACGGGAGTTGTGCGCGGACGCGTGTTTGATAGACCCGAAGGCTGCCCCACGCTATTTATCCCCATGGAGGACGTGCTCGCCCCCGGCGGCGCGGACCTCGCAGCCGATTGCCGGCTCCCGGAGAACGCCCTCCCGCCCCTCGACACGAACGCCGCGCTCACGCCCCCGCCCACCCCATGGCGGCACGTGGCCGGCGAGATATTCACCTTTCACGACGGTCCGGACCGTCTGCGCCGCCTGGACATCCTGGAGGATTTCTATCCCGGCGAGCCGTCCGAGTACTGCCGCGTCGTTCTTCCCGTTCGCACCAGCCATGGAAGTGTTCCCTGCTGGGCGTACATTTCACCCCACTCGGCCCGTTTCCAGGCCGAATACTCGGAATCGACATGACTACATCCCACACCACCCCATGGGCAGCGTCCAGGCTCGCCGCCGTGCGGCCTTCCTTTATCCGCGAAATCCTCAAGGTCACGGAAGACCCGACCGTTATTTCCTTTGCCGGCGGCCTGCCCAACCCCGATCTCTTTCCCCTGCAGGCCATTGAGGAAGCCGCTGCCCGCGTACTCCGGGACGAAGGTACGCAGGCCCTCCAGTACTCCACCACCGAGGGCTTTCTGCCCCTGCGCGAATGGATCGCGGCGCGTTACGCCAGGCGCGGCGTCACGGTCCATCCGGACGATATTCTCATCACCACCGGCTCCCAGCAGGGCCTCGACCTCATCGGCAAGTGCTTCATCGACACCGGCGAGGCCGTGATGCTGGAGCGGCCCGGCTACCTCGGCGCCATCCAGGCCTTTGCGTTCATGGAGCCGCGCTTCTGCACCGTGCCGCTGGAGGACGACGGCCCGGATATCGACGCCATGGCTGCGACGCTCGGAAGCGACGCCCCCACGGTGTTCTATGCGGTGCCCAACTTCCAGAACCCCTCGGGCGTAACCTGGTCCGGCGAGAAACGCGCCGCAGCAGCCAAGCTGCTGGAAGGTTCGCAGACCCTGTTTGTGGAGGACGATCCCTACGGCGAGCTCCGCTTCTCCGGCACCTCGCACCCCCCTGTAGGCTCGATGCTCGCCCCGGACCGGCGTATCATGCTCGGCTCGTTCTCCAAGGTCGCCTCGCCCGGCATGCGCGTGGGCTGGCTCGTGGCCGGTCCTGCGCTGCGCGGCCACCTGGTCACGGCCAAGCAGGCCGCGGACCTGCACACCTCCACGCTCACGCAGCGCATCCTGGCCCGGTTCCTGGCGGACAACGACCTGGACTCGCACATCGCCAAAATTCGCGAGGCATACGGCCATCACGCCAAGGTCATGATCCAGGCCATGGAGCAGTACTTTCCGGATGACGTGAAGTTCACCCGGCCCGAAGGTGGCATGTTCCTCTGGGTCACGCTGCCCCAGGGCTGCTCGTCCATGGACCTGTTCGAGAAGGCCATCGAGGCCAAGGTCGCCTTTGTGCCCGGCGCGCCCTTCTACGTGGACGGCAGCGGCGGGAACACCCTGCGCGTCAACTTCTCCAACGCCAACGAGGCCATGATCGAGGAAGGCGTGCGCCGCCTGGCCGGCTGCCTGGAATCGTATCTCGCCGCATGTTGAGTGTGTTCTTGACTTTACGGCGTGCTTGCATAATCTTTTTTGTTTTGTCCCGCTGAAGGGATTTTTCCATCAGTTTCCACCCACGGACCCCCATTCTCCGGGAGCCGAATTTACATGAGCGATTATAAAAAAACACTGCACCTTCCCAAGACAAGCTTCCCCATGAAGGCCAACCTCAAGCAGCGCGAGCCCGAGATGCTCAAGCGCTGGGAGGAGGCGAACGCCTACGAGGCCATGGTTCAGGCCTCCGGCGCAGAAGGCGAATATGTGCTGCACGACGGCCCGCCCTACGCCAACGGCCATATCCACCTCGGCACCGCCCTGAACAAGGTGCTCAAGGACATTATCGTCAAGAGCCGCAACATGATGGGCTATGCCTCGCAGTACGTCCCTGGCTGGGACTGCCACGGCCTGCCCATCGAGCATAAGGTTGCCCTGGAGCTCAAGGAAAAGGGCAAGGTGCTGCCGCCCCTGGCCGTACGCAAGCGCTGCCGCGACTACGCCTCCAAGTTCCTGGACATCCAGCGCAAGGAGTTCAAGCGCCTGGGCGTGATGGGCGTGTGGGACAATCCCTACCAGACCATGAACCCCAGCTACGAGGCCGCCACGGCCGGCGAGTTGGCCAAGTTCATGGGCCAGGGCTCCGTGGCCCGCAACAAGAAGCCCATCCACTGGTGCCTCTCCTGCCAGACCGCCCTGGCCGAAGCCGAGGTGGAGTACGCGCCGCACAAGTCGCCCTCCATCTACGTGGCCTTCCCCATGGATACGGACAGCGAGAACAGCGAAAAGTTCAACGCCCTGTTCCCGGGCGCGGATATCGAGAAAACCTCGGCCGTCATCTGGACCACCACGCCGTGGACCATTCCGGACAACATGGCCGTGGCTGCGCATCCGGAGTTCGAGTACGTCCTGGTATCCGCCGACGGCGCCAACTACATCGTTGCCAAGGAGCTGGTGGAGGACCTGGCCGGCACCTTTGGCTGGAAAGACTGGTCCGTCCAGGCCGAGGCCATCGGCGAGAAGCTGGAAGGTCTGGTGGCGCGCCATCCGTTCTTCGACCGCCTCTCGCCCATCGTCCTGGGCCTGCACGTAACGCTTGAGGCCGGCACCGGCCTGGTTCACACCGCGCCCGGTCACGGCCGCGAAGACTACGACACAGGCCTGGCCTACGGTCTGGAAATCCTTTCGCCCATGGACGACTGCGGCCGCTTCCTGGAAAGCGTGGAGCACTTTGCCGGGCTCAACGTCTGGGAGGCCAACCCCAAGGTCATCGAGCTCTTGGAGTCCAAGGGCCGGCTGCTGGCCCAGTCCAGAGTGGAGCACTCCTACCCCCACTGCTGGCGCTGCAAGGAGCCGGTCATCTTCCGAGCCACCACCCAGTGGTTCATCACCATGGAGACCAACGACCTCAGAAAGAAGGCGCTCAACGCCATCGACAACGATGTGCGCTGGATTCCCTCCTGGGGCCGCGAACGCATCCATAATATGGTCGCCAACCGGCCGGACTGGTGCATCTCCCGCCAGCGCACCTGGGGCGTGCCCATCGTGGCCCTGCTCTGCGAGGCGTGCGACGAGGCGTTCTTCGACCAGGCATGGGTGGAAGCGGTTGTTTCCCACTTCGAAACCCACGAGCGCGGCTGCGACTACTGGTTCGAGGCCGAGATCGAGGAGCTGCTCAAGCTGCCCGGCGCGCCCAAGGCGTGTCCCCACTGCGGCGCATCCAAATGGAAGAAGGAAACCGACATCCTGGACGTCTGGTTCGACTCCGGCACCAGCTTCGCCGCCGTGGTGGAGAAGCGTCCGGAGTGCCGCTACCCGGCCGACCTCTATCTGGAAGGCTCGGACCAACACCGCGGCTGGTTCCACTCCTCGCTGCTGGCCTCCGTGGGCAACCGCGGCCAGGCCCCGTACAAGGCCGTGCTCACTCACGGCTACGTGGTGGACGGCGAAGGCAAGAAGCAGTCCAAGTCCGTGGGCAACGTGGTGGCCCCGCAGGAGATCATCGACCAGTACGGCGCCGAGATCCTGCGCATGTGGGTGGCCAGCGTGGATTACACCGAGGACGTGCGCATCTCCGAGGAGATCATGAGCCGCCTGGTGGACGCCTACCGCCGCATCCGCAACACCACACGCTATCTGCTGGGCAACCTGCAGGACTTCACTCCCGAGGACGCCGTGGCGGACGCAGACCTTCTGCCGCTGGACCGCTACGCCCTGGAGCTGGCGGCCCGCAGCCGCCGCAGGAACCGCGCCGGGTACGAGAACTACGAGTTCCACCGCGTGTTCCACAACATCCACAACGCCTGCGTCACGGACCTCTCGGCCTTCTATCTGGACTGCGTCAAGGATCGCCTCTACGCCTCCAGGGCCGACTCCAAGGAGCGCCGCTCCGCGCAGACCGTGCTCTGGAAGACGCTGCTGTGGCTGCTGGCGGACATGGCTCCCATCCTCAGCTTTACTGCGGAAGAGGCCTTTGGCCATCTGCCGGACGCCTTACGGCCGGATATCTCCACGGTCTTCGCTCTGCAGGCGCCCGAGCTGCCCGAGCCACTGGACGGCCCGGAATTGGAAGCCTTCGAGACCCTGGCCGCCGTGCGCGCCGAGGTGACCAAGGCCATCGAGCCGCACCGCAAGTCCGGCCACATCGGCCATTCTCTCTCCGCCGTGGTCACGCTGTACGCTTCGGACGAGCTGCGCTCGACCCTGGAGTCCACCGGCGCGGACCTGACCGAGGTGTTCATCGTCTCGGGCGCTAAGCTTGCGCCCCTTGCCGATGCGCCCGCTGACGCCACCGAGGCCGAGGATGTGGAAGGGCTGAAGATCGCCGTGGAGCAGGCTTCCGGCGAGAAGTGCGAGCGCTGCTGGAAAACGGCTCCGGACGTTGCAAAGCGCGAGGCCGTGGGCGAAGAGGTGCCGGAAGGCTCCATGTGCTCCCGCTGTGCCACGGCTGTGGGCACGAAGTAGCTGTAATTACGAACCATGAACCGCCGTCTTGCATACGCCGTTCTGCCCGCCGCGGCCGTGGTGCTTGTTGATCAGCTCAGCAAGCAGATCATCGCCGCGACGGTGCAGCCGTATGCGGAGCGAATCGCCGTGATTCCGGGGTTCTTCGATATCGTCCACGTGCACAACACCGGGGCGGCGTTCAGCTTCCTGGCGCAGGGCTCCGGCTGGCAGCGCTGGTTCTTCGTGGCGGCGTCTGTTCTGGCGATAATCATCCTGGCCGGAATGATCGCGCGAACCGCGCTCGGCCAGAAGCTCACCCTGCTCACCCTGGGCCTGATCCTGGGCGGTGCGGCAGGCAACCTCGTGGACCGGCTCTTCATCGGCCACGTCATCGACTTTATCGATGTCTACGTGGGCTCGTACCACTGGCCGGCTTTCAATGTCGCGGACAGCGCCATCTCCGTCGGCGTTTTCGGGCTGCTTCTGCTCATCATCACGGGCAAGGAACGCCGTTTCGCCCCTCCAGAGACCGGACCCAATCTCCGCAAGGAGCGGAATCAATGACGAACAGCTGGATTCTGACGGCCCTTATCCTGGCCCTTCCCATCATTCCGAATCTGTGGTCTATTTGGCACATATTCTACAGGGATTTTCCCTCGCCCACGGAAAAGCTCGCCTGGCTCGGTGTCGCCGTGTTCATTCCCGTTCTCGGCGGCATCATTTACATTCTGGTGGGACGGCGGCGCGCTCGCAAGCCCGCCTGAGCCCCAAAGCAAGGTGCGACAACTTCCGTGCGGCACTGTCTCATTCCGATTGACGCCAATTTCATCGAGAGGACCCTCATGAAACGCATATGCACACGCTTCATTCCCCTCGCTCTTCTCGGCCTTGGGGCGACGGCCTGCGTCTCGCAGCAGAACTTCAGCAATCTGCAGCAGCAGGTGAACTCGAACCAACAGCGCTTAGAGAGCGTTGAACAGATCCGTCCCAACCAGGCGAACCTGAGCGCGGAGCTGGACTCCATCCGCACGCAGATCGCCAGCCTCCGCGGCCGGATGGACGAGCTGGAGCGGCGCTTCATGCGCCCTTCCGCCTCATCCGTCGCGCCCTACTCCGACACCATGTCCCAGCCTGCGCAGCCGGAGCCGCAGCTCCATCCTGCAATGCAGCAATCCCAGCCGCAGCAACAGCAGCAGACGACAGATCAGGCCCTGGCCAGCCTTGGCATGTCCAACTCCCAGGCGGCCGAGCTGGGCGCCGAGGAGACGCAGGCCCAGCCCGCCGATCCGAGCCGTCAGCTCTATGACGAGGCCCTGGCCCAGTTCAAAGCGCGCAACTACGAGACTGCGCAGGTCATGTGGGCGGATTACGTAAAGGAAAATCCCAAGAGCGACCTGGTGCCCAACGCGCTCTTCTGGCAGGGCGAGGCGTACTACCAGATGCGCCAGTATCCGCAGGCCATCCTGTCCTACCAGGAAGTCATCGCCAAGCACGCCAAAAGCAACAAGTACCCGGCCGCGCTGCTCAAGCAGGGCATTTCCTTCATCACCATCGGCAAGGAGAAGGCCGGCAAGCTCCAGCTCAACGAGCTGATCAAGAAGTTCCCGGACTCCCAGGAAGCACAGCGCGCCCGCGACTTCCTGAAGAACCCCGGCTAGGCCGCACCATATCATCCAAACCCGACCGGGGCGGCGTTGCTCGCGCCGCCCCGTTTGCATCTTTATGGACGCTGCATGAACAACATCGCCTCCAAAACCATCGATCCTTCGGCCCCGCGCAAGGCGTACCGCAAGATCATCATGCTGACCTTCCCCTCGGAGGTCTCCGGCTCGCCCATGGTCTGCAACCTCACCCGGCTGTTTGACCTGAGCGTGAACATACTGCGCGCGCAGATCACTCCGCGCCGGGACGGCTTCATGACCGTGGAGCTCTTCGGCGAAGAGGAGATGTTCCACGAGGCCATCTCCTACCTCAAGGGCCTGGGCATCAAGATCAGCACGCCGGAGCAGACCATCTTCCGCGACGAGGATTCGTGTATGCAGTGCGGCGTGTGCGTGGCCATCTGCCATACCGAGGCGCTCAGCTTGGACAAAAATACGCGGCGTGTGGTATTCGACATGGAGCGTTGCGCCACGTGCGGCCAGTGCACCCGGGTCTGTCCGGTCAAGGCCATGCGCATCGAGGTGGATCAGTAACCGCGAGCCATTCATGAAGGAACACGAGGAAGACAGACGTACCTTCTCACGCGTATCGACGCGGATCGACGCGCTCATGCGGCGGATCGAATCCCCGGATGCGCCGCAGCTTTTTCACGAGACGCTGCTCCTGCCCGATGCCCGCAACATCTTCGTGGGCTCCAACGTTCCCAAGGAAATCGGTGAGTTCCTGCTGGCGCTCGACGCCAAGCTCGACACCCTCGTGTCCATGGCCAGCCGCGACCGGCTGGAGCAGGACTTCCCCATTCCCGCGGATGTCTACGAGGTCTCCGGCAACGGCATCCGCTTCCACACCACGCACGACTTCCGCCCCGGCGACCATGTCGAGGTCGTGCTCTTTCTTTCCCGCATGCCCCTGCGCCTGACAAGCGCCGTGGGCGTTGTGCTGGACAAACGCGCCGCCTCCTCCCGCGACGAACTGAGCCCCCAGTGGGCGCTCAAGTTCACCCGCATCCGGGAGCAGGATCTCGAGGCCGTGGTCCAGTTCGTTTTCCAGCAGGAACGCCGCACTATCCGCGAACGCCGTCTCTACCACGAAGAGTAAACCACCAGCAGGAGCACGCGCATGTTTTCTCAGAACACGGTCATGGAGCGTCTCGTGGAGAAAATCTCGTC from Oceanidesulfovibrio marinus includes:
- a CDS encoding hydrogenase small subunit; the protein is MKLYVGLGRDGAEERLEQRGVTRRDFMKFCTAVAAAMGMGPAFAPKVAEALTSKKRPSVVYLHNAECTGCSEAVLRTTDPFIDELILDTISMDYHETLMAGAGEAVEEALHEAIKHDFVCVIEGGLPTGDGGVYGKIAGKTMLEMCSEIAPKAQAVIAIGNCACFGGVQAAAPNPTAAKGVMDALGPLGVTPINIAGCPPNPINFVGTVVHYLTKGLPELDGLNRPVLFYGETVHDNCPRIKHFEAGEFAPSFGSEEAKKGYCLYELGCKGPMTYNNCPKVLFNQTNWPVQAGHPCIGCSEPNFWDQNSPFYEM
- a CDS encoding nickel-dependent hydrogenase large subunit; translated protein: MAAPQSDYNGKVVIDPITRIEGHLRIEVEVENGKVKDAWSSSTLFRGLEIILKGRDPRDAQHFTQRSCGVCTYVHALASTRCVDNAIGVKIPENATIMRNLVLASQFLHDHIVHFYHLHALDWVDVTNALNADPKKAAEIANSISPRPTKAEDLKAVQDKLKAFVDSGQLGIFTNAYFLGGHPAYVLPAEVDLIATAHYLEALRLQVKAARAMAIFGAKNPHTQFTVAGGCTNYDALRPERVAEFMSLFKETKKFVDEVYIPDLLAVASYYKDWAGIGGTTNFMSFGEFPTDEYDLNSRYIPQGVLFDRDLSKPMDFNPDDIKEHVRYSWYEGSEARHPYNGVTEPKYTDMHGDGRYSWMKAPRYQDKSIEVGPLATMLVGYAKGQPEIKKTVDMVLAHLNVGPEALFSTLGRTAGRGIETVVIANQIESWVNKLQANVSSGNTDLYTDWEWPKESEGVGFVNAPRGGLSHWIKQKDGVIENFQLVVPSTWNLGPRDESGALSPVEEALVGTPIADPKRPVEVLRTVHSYDPCIACGVHIIDSESNETYKFKVL
- a CDS encoding HyaD/HybD family hydrogenase maturation endopeptidase, with the translated sequence MFDDTNSSDTKILVLGVGNILYTDEGIGVRLVEKLEAEYQPSPNVELLDGGTLGTKLMDFIMRCDQLIVVDAVLGNDKPGSIYHFDGEELRKSLAFKNSLHQTDLLDTLVMCDLAGHRPNAVIVGMEPEDYQSMAVEITETCKARQDALVEAVINEVQKHGGTLTRRNA
- a CDS encoding HypC/HybG/HupF family hydrogenase formation chaperone; translated protein: MCLAIPAKIVDIEEGVANCRVGDSDTFIKVSLMLMDGAVEPGEYLIVHAGFALRKLDEKEALETLQILRDMAELQSGEQAGF
- a CDS encoding gamma-glutamylcyclotransferase family protein; translated protein: MSDPLPTTGPFLRVFVYGTLKCGYNNHASLCHGYASRSTGVVRGRVFDRPEGCPTLFIPMEDVLAPGGADLAADCRLPENALPPLDTNAALTPPPTPWRHVAGEIFTFHDGPDRLRRLDILEDFYPGEPSEYCRVVLPVRTSHGSVPCWAYISPHSARFQAEYSEST
- a CDS encoding PLP-dependent aminotransferase family protein, with amino-acid sequence MTTSHTTPWAASRLAAVRPSFIREILKVTEDPTVISFAGGLPNPDLFPLQAIEEAAARVLRDEGTQALQYSTTEGFLPLREWIAARYARRGVTVHPDDILITTGSQQGLDLIGKCFIDTGEAVMLERPGYLGAIQAFAFMEPRFCTVPLEDDGPDIDAMAATLGSDAPTVFYAVPNFQNPSGVTWSGEKRAAAAKLLEGSQTLFVEDDPYGELRFSGTSHPPVGSMLAPDRRIMLGSFSKVASPGMRVGWLVAGPALRGHLVTAKQAADLHTSTLTQRILARFLADNDLDSHIAKIREAYGHHAKVMIQAMEQYFPDDVKFTRPEGGMFLWVTLPQGCSSMDLFEKAIEAKVAFVPGAPFYVDGSGGNTLRVNFSNANEAMIEEGVRRLAGCLESYLAAC
- the ileS gene encoding isoleucine--tRNA ligase; this translates as MSDYKKTLHLPKTSFPMKANLKQREPEMLKRWEEANAYEAMVQASGAEGEYVLHDGPPYANGHIHLGTALNKVLKDIIVKSRNMMGYASQYVPGWDCHGLPIEHKVALELKEKGKVLPPLAVRKRCRDYASKFLDIQRKEFKRLGVMGVWDNPYQTMNPSYEAATAGELAKFMGQGSVARNKKPIHWCLSCQTALAEAEVEYAPHKSPSIYVAFPMDTDSENSEKFNALFPGADIEKTSAVIWTTTPWTIPDNMAVAAHPEFEYVLVSADGANYIVAKELVEDLAGTFGWKDWSVQAEAIGEKLEGLVARHPFFDRLSPIVLGLHVTLEAGTGLVHTAPGHGREDYDTGLAYGLEILSPMDDCGRFLESVEHFAGLNVWEANPKVIELLESKGRLLAQSRVEHSYPHCWRCKEPVIFRATTQWFITMETNDLRKKALNAIDNDVRWIPSWGRERIHNMVANRPDWCISRQRTWGVPIVALLCEACDEAFFDQAWVEAVVSHFETHERGCDYWFEAEIEELLKLPGAPKACPHCGASKWKKETDILDVWFDSGTSFAAVVEKRPECRYPADLYLEGSDQHRGWFHSSLLASVGNRGQAPYKAVLTHGYVVDGEGKKQSKSVGNVVAPQEIIDQYGAEILRMWVASVDYTEDVRISEEIMSRLVDAYRRIRNTTRYLLGNLQDFTPEDAVADADLLPLDRYALELAARSRRRNRAGYENYEFHRVFHNIHNACVTDLSAFYLDCVKDRLYASRADSKERRSAQTVLWKTLLWLLADMAPILSFTAEEAFGHLPDALRPDISTVFALQAPELPEPLDGPELEAFETLAAVRAEVTKAIEPHRKSGHIGHSLSAVVTLYASDELRSTLESTGADLTEVFIVSGAKLAPLADAPADATEAEDVEGLKIAVEQASGEKCERCWKTAPDVAKREAVGEEVPEGSMCSRCATAVGTK
- the lspA gene encoding signal peptidase II; this encodes MNRRLAYAVLPAAAVVLVDQLSKQIIAATVQPYAERIAVIPGFFDIVHVHNTGAAFSFLAQGSGWQRWFFVAASVLAIIILAGMIARTALGQKLTLLTLGLILGGAAGNLVDRLFIGHVIDFIDVYVGSYHWPAFNVADSAISVGVFGLLLLIITGKERRFAPPETGPNLRKERNQ
- a CDS encoding PLD nuclease N-terminal domain-containing protein, which codes for MTNSWILTALILALPIIPNLWSIWHIFYRDFPSPTEKLAWLGVAVFIPVLGGIIYILVGRRRARKPA
- the ybgF gene encoding tol-pal system protein YbgF, translated to MKRICTRFIPLALLGLGATACVSQQNFSNLQQQVNSNQQRLESVEQIRPNQANLSAELDSIRTQIASLRGRMDELERRFMRPSASSVAPYSDTMSQPAQPEPQLHPAMQQSQPQQQQQTTDQALASLGMSNSQAAELGAEETQAQPADPSRQLYDEALAQFKARNYETAQVMWADYVKENPKSDLVPNALFWQGEAYYQMRQYPQAILSYQEVIAKHAKSNKYPAALLKQGISFITIGKEKAGKLQLNELIKKFPDSQEAQRARDFLKNPG
- a CDS encoding NIL domain-containing protein, translated to MNNIASKTIDPSAPRKAYRKIIMLTFPSEVSGSPMVCNLTRLFDLSVNILRAQITPRRDGFMTVELFGEEEMFHEAISYLKGLGIKISTPEQTIFRDEDSCMQCGVCVAICHTEALSLDKNTRRVVFDMERCATCGQCTRVCPVKAMRIEVDQ
- a CDS encoding PilZ domain-containing protein, whose protein sequence is MKEHEEDRRTFSRVSTRIDALMRRIESPDAPQLFHETLLLPDARNIFVGSNVPKEIGEFLLALDAKLDTLVSMASRDRLEQDFPIPADVYEVSGNGIRFHTTHDFRPGDHVEVVLFLSRMPLRLTSAVGVVLDKRAASSRDELSPQWALKFTRIREQDLEAVVQFVFQQERRTIRERRLYHEE